In Limisalsivibrio acetivorans, one genomic interval encodes:
- the gpmI gene encoding 2,3-bisphosphoglycerate-independent phosphoglycerate mutase — MKRLILLILDGWGYREDSRHNAVHISNPVNFNRLWANSPKTLLNASEESVGLPPGQMGNSEVGHTNIGAGRIVYQDFLKINMDVESGEIRNNANIKSFFEETASSGGRLHFFGLLSDGGVHSHIKHLKGLISFAKDIGVEDIFVHAFMDGRDTPPKSGIEYMKELEAFLAEQGVGRVATVSGRYYAMDRDKRWDRIEQAYRAVRRGEGLKADTGAQAVSDAYARGETDEFIRPTIIDDAEGDVRDGDSGFFFNFRADRARELTEALNEKDFDGFERVEAPQIKYMTMTRYEKDYPYPVAYPPAELNEIFGEVVSAKGLKQLRIAETEKYAHVTYFFNGGRELVFDGELRELIPSPKDVPTYDKKPEMSVETVADTFEDVFINKGIDVAVMNFANPDMVGHSGVEEAAVAACAAVDKNLGRVMEIAERTGSILVVTADHGNCEQMWDFENDQPHTAHTLNPVPFAVYNHECRIKDKRGKLADIAPTLLDMLGIEKPEAMTGESLLEK, encoded by the coding sequence ATGAAGAGACTTATTCTGCTCATTCTGGATGGCTGGGGATACCGTGAGGACAGCCGCCATAATGCCGTTCATATATCAAACCCCGTGAACTTCAACCGCCTTTGGGCGAACTCACCCAAAACCCTGCTCAATGCCAGTGAAGAATCTGTCGGGCTACCTCCTGGGCAGATGGGGAACTCCGAGGTGGGGCACACCAATATCGGTGCAGGTCGCATCGTTTATCAGGACTTTCTCAAGATTAATATGGATGTGGAATCGGGGGAGATACGCAATAATGCGAACATAAAATCATTCTTTGAGGAAACCGCCTCCTCCGGCGGAAGGCTCCATTTCTTCGGCCTTCTGTCCGATGGCGGAGTCCACAGTCATATAAAGCACCTCAAGGGGCTCATAAGCTTTGCCAAGGATATCGGAGTTGAGGATATCTTTGTCCATGCCTTTATGGATGGTCGCGACACACCCCCTAAGAGCGGTATCGAATACATGAAGGAGCTGGAGGCTTTCCTTGCGGAGCAGGGTGTCGGCAGGGTCGCAACAGTATCAGGGCGCTACTACGCCATGGACAGGGATAAGCGCTGGGACAGGATAGAGCAGGCATACCGTGCCGTTCGCCGAGGTGAAGGGCTTAAGGCTGATACCGGAGCCCAGGCTGTCAGCGATGCCTATGCCAGAGGAGAAACCGATGAGTTCATCCGCCCCACCATCATAGACGATGCAGAGGGTGATGTACGTGATGGAGATTCAGGATTCTTCTTCAACTTCCGTGCGGACAGGGCAAGGGAGCTCACCGAAGCTCTCAACGAGAAAGACTTCGACGGATTCGAGAGGGTAGAGGCCCCCCAGATAAAATACATGACCATGACACGCTACGAGAAGGACTACCCCTATCCTGTGGCGTACCCTCCAGCTGAGCTTAACGAGATCTTTGGTGAGGTAGTATCCGCAAAAGGGCTTAAGCAGCTCCGTATTGCGGAAACGGAGAAGTATGCCCATGTCACCTACTTCTTTAACGGCGGGCGTGAGCTTGTCTTTGACGGAGAGCTCAGGGAGCTGATCCCGTCGCCCAAGGATGTGCCTACATACGACAAAAAACCCGAGATGAGCGTTGAAACCGTTGCAGACACATTCGAGGATGTTTTCATAAATAAGGGTATCGATGTTGCTGTTATGAACTTTGCAAACCCCGATATGGTGGGGCACTCCGGTGTTGAAGAGGCCGCCGTTGCAGCCTGCGCCGCTGTGGATAAAAACCTCGGCAGGGTTATGGAGATAGCAGAGAGGACGGGTTCTATCCTTGTGGTAACTGCGGATCATGGAAACTGCGAACAGATGTGGGATTTTGAGAACGATCAGCCACATACCGCCCATACGCTGAATCCCGTTCCCTTTGCTGTGTACAACCACGAATGCCGTATTAAGGATAAGCGTGGGAAGCTGGCGGATATAGCACCCACGCTCCTCGACATGCTTGGCATTGAAAAACCTGAAGCTATGACAGGCGAAAGCTTGCTGGAAAAGTAA
- a CDS encoding dihydrolipoyl dehydrogenase family protein has product MKHFDAAVLGGGPAGITAAVLLSRGGLKTCIVETSLERIGGTCVNEGCMPTKSFIRAAEACEQIRSCGEFGVYSGGLRVDFPEMNRVVKANIDLLSAGSTRQIEKSDAEFIQGLASFKDERTITVKGHEDTEFTADRIVICTGARAVELPSIPFNGKEVVNSTDMLYNDSLPEELVIVGGGAIGCEFANMYCAFGSNVRIVEMADQLLPGEDKEAADILADVFKGRRVRIHTETKITSSRINDGRVTLETDRGTHYSADKVLVAAGRRPDLDALNLEAAGIDSEKGFISVNEKFQTSKPHIYAAGDVIGRNMLAHAAEYEAMVLAKGILGKDIEMDWDKPVPRAVFTTPQVASVGDLSKASEVKEFRFAHNGKAIVTHAREGFVKIGIDGDGIVKSGVIIGRYAAEMIHEITLAIDKGLHVKDVALTIHVHPTFSEAVNGAAR; this is encoded by the coding sequence ATGAAGCACTTTGATGCGGCTGTTCTGGGCGGAGGCCCTGCGGGGATAACGGCGGCGGTTCTCTTGAGCCGTGGAGGGCTGAAAACATGTATCGTTGAAACGAGCCTGGAGCGTATCGGAGGAACCTGCGTAAACGAGGGCTGCATGCCTACGAAGTCCTTCATACGGGCGGCGGAGGCTTGCGAGCAGATACGGAGCTGTGGTGAATTCGGTGTTTATTCCGGCGGTCTCAGGGTGGACTTCCCCGAGATGAACAGGGTCGTGAAGGCGAACATAGATCTTTTGAGTGCCGGCTCTACAAGGCAGATAGAAAAGTCCGATGCTGAATTCATCCAGGGGTTGGCAAGCTTCAAGGATGAAAGAACCATCACCGTAAAGGGTCACGAGGATACCGAGTTTACAGCAGACCGCATAGTTATATGCACAGGAGCAAGAGCCGTAGAGCTTCCGAGTATCCCTTTCAACGGCAAAGAGGTGGTGAACTCCACCGATATGCTCTATAACGACAGCCTCCCGGAGGAACTTGTCATAGTAGGCGGCGGAGCGATCGGGTGTGAGTTTGCAAACATGTACTGCGCCTTCGGGAGCAATGTCCGCATCGTCGAAATGGCGGATCAGCTCCTCCCCGGCGAAGACAAAGAGGCGGCGGATATCCTCGCCGACGTATTCAAAGGCAGACGTGTGCGGATACACACCGAGACCAAGATAACATCCTCACGCATAAACGATGGGAGGGTTACCCTCGAGACGGACAGGGGTACCCATTACTCAGCGGACAAGGTTCTGGTAGCCGCCGGCAGAAGGCCGGATCTGGATGCACTGAATCTGGAGGCCGCAGGCATTGATTCGGAGAAGGGCTTCATAAGCGTAAACGAGAAGTTCCAGACCTCAAAGCCGCATATCTATGCCGCCGGGGATGTCATAGGGCGCAACATGCTCGCCCACGCCGCCGAGTATGAGGCCATGGTTCTAGCCAAGGGGATCCTCGGCAAGGATATCGAGATGGACTGGGACAAGCCCGTGCCGAGAGCTGTTTTCACAACGCCGCAGGTGGCTTCCGTTGGAGATCTGTCAAAGGCTTCCGAGGTTAAGGAGTTCCGCTTCGCCCACAACGGCAAGGCAATCGTCACCCATGCAAGGGAAGGCTTCGTCAAGATAGGCATTGACGGGGATGGGATCGTAAAGAGCGGGGTGATCATAGGGCGCTACGCCGCAGAGATGATCCACGAGATAACCCTCGCCATAGACAAGGGGCTCCATGTTAAGGATGTGGCACTCACAATACATGTGCACCCCACATTCTCCGAGGCGGTGAACGGGGCGGCGAGGTAG
- the sppA gene encoding signal peptide peptidase SppA: MRRSWGRFVLKFIIIILILGIFGRMAYVLTGQDKRHYPENTVVALDMEGLISDADTYINILKRFSEDERIKGIILKVNSPGGVITPTKEIYDYIATINKPVYSAMDTMAASGGYYISIAADKVFAMPSTITGSIGVIMHLSNTQELMDKIGIKNVIIKSGEFKDIASPTREMTREEREILQQTVMDMYELFIADILKRRNMEEDHLRKYADGRIFTGKRAKDLGFVDNLGSWRDAFEEMKKEIGIDTLELRRYTPKEDVWERMMGVYKGFFSRSDVPDFYYLYDPGM, from the coding sequence ATGAGACGAAGCTGGGGACGATTTGTTCTTAAGTTTATAATAATTATACTTATTTTAGGTATCTTCGGCCGTATGGCCTATGTTCTCACAGGGCAGGATAAAAGGCACTATCCCGAGAACACCGTAGTTGCCCTTGATATGGAGGGGCTCATCTCCGATGCTGATACATATATAAACATCCTCAAGCGTTTCAGCGAGGATGAGCGCATTAAGGGGATAATCCTCAAGGTTAATTCACCGGGTGGAGTTATAACACCTACCAAAGAGATATATGACTACATAGCAACCATAAACAAGCCCGTCTATTCCGCCATGGACACAATGGCAGCCTCGGGCGGATACTATATATCAATCGCAGCGGATAAGGTATTTGCCATGCCCTCAACCATAACGGGGAGCATCGGCGTTATCATGCATCTCAGCAACACACAGGAGCTGATGGACAAGATCGGCATCAAGAACGTTATCATCAAAAGTGGTGAGTTCAAGGATATCGCCTCACCCACACGTGAAATGACAAGGGAGGAGCGTGAGATCCTCCAGCAGACGGTTATGGATATGTACGAGCTCTTCATTGCGGATATCCTCAAGCGGCGGAATATGGAGGAGGATCATCTCCGGAAGTATGCGGACGGAAGGATTTTCACCGGAAAGCGTGCCAAGGATCTCGGCTTTGTGGACAACCTCGGAAGCTGGCGTGATGCCTTTGAGGAGATGAAGAAGGAGATCGGCATAGACACCCTTGAGCTTCGCAGATACACGCCTAAAGAGGATGTCTGGGAGCGTATGATGGGCGTCTATAAAGGCTTTTTCAGCCGGAGCGATGTTCCTGATTTTTACTACCTCTACGATCCGGGGATGTAG
- a CDS encoding 23S rRNA (pseudouridine(1915)-N(3))-methyltransferase RlmH, producing MKLRIIMSSRVKDRQVEELASEYIKRTNAWAECSMQEIANSNPEKQAQALLKAGSGWLVGMDPAGKQHKSSEAFAEWLNGKLETHGGVTFYIGEADGLNKTLKKNADELISLTGLTMGHRICLVMLAEQLYRSMTIIKGHPYHK from the coding sequence ATGAAACTCAGGATAATAATGTCCTCAAGGGTGAAGGACAGGCAGGTGGAAGAACTTGCCTCGGAATACATTAAGAGGACGAATGCCTGGGCCGAATGCTCCATGCAGGAGATTGCTAACTCCAATCCGGAGAAGCAGGCACAGGCTCTTTTGAAAGCCGGTAGCGGCTGGCTGGTCGGGATGGACCCGGCAGGGAAACAGCATAAATCCAGCGAGGCCTTTGCGGAATGGCTGAACGGAAAGCTGGAGACTCACGGCGGTGTAACCTTTTACATCGGCGAGGCGGATGGGCTTAATAAAACCTTGAAAAAAAACGCCGATGAGTTAATTTCCCTGACAGGCTTGACAATGGGTCACAGGATATGTCTGGTGATGCTGGCGGAACAGCTTTACCGGTCGATGACCATAATCAAGGGGCATCCCTACCATAAATAG
- a CDS encoding YifB family Mg chelatase-like AAA ATPase: MFSKIYSAHLSGIEGVLIDVEVDMSSNGLPAFGIVGLAEASVRESKDRVRSALKNIGFNIFTRPITVNLAPADFKKEGTRLDLPMAVGLLKSAKAFEGDTDETIFIGELSLDGRIRPVSGILPIASSIQKKGFRRIVLPEGNVTEASLVDGLEIVGVENLSQVLAWLMGREEIKPVYGDASRLEAKRGSAHDFRDVKGQYTARRASLIAAAGMHNILMIGPPGSGKTMIARRLPGILPPMATEDALETLKIHSVAGTAGEIERPVLERPFIAPHHTSSNAAIIGGTGKALPGHVSLAHNGILFLDEMLEFNRSLLETLRQPLEDRIVTVARAGKTVTYPSSFMLVGACNPCPCGYFGDKKRECTCSQSTINKYRMRLSGPLLDRIDIHMEMQAVELKELAELEDGEPSESMADKVLAAREAQNRRFGGNGFNAGMSEQDIKKHCRLDDKSMKMLENACDKYGYSARAYAKILKVARSIADLESSSDIQSRHILEALHYRVLDRQA; this comes from the coding sequence TTGTTTTCAAAGATATACAGCGCCCATCTTTCAGGTATAGAGGGGGTATTGATCGATGTTGAGGTGGATATGTCCTCAAACGGTCTGCCCGCCTTTGGTATAGTCGGTCTGGCCGAGGCCTCTGTTCGTGAGAGCAAGGACAGGGTGCGTTCCGCCCTGAAGAATATCGGCTTCAATATCTTTACCCGCCCCATAACGGTGAACCTCGCCCCTGCGGATTTCAAGAAGGAGGGGACAAGGCTCGATCTCCCCATGGCGGTGGGTCTGCTAAAATCTGCCAAGGCCTTTGAGGGGGACACGGATGAGACCATCTTCATCGGCGAACTCTCCCTCGACGGCCGTATCCGCCCCGTTAGCGGTATACTCCCCATTGCCTCCTCCATACAGAAGAAAGGGTTCAGACGCATCGTACTCCCCGAGGGGAATGTCACAGAGGCATCCCTGGTGGATGGTCTTGAGATTGTCGGTGTGGAGAACCTTTCCCAGGTTCTCGCATGGCTTATGGGCAGGGAGGAGATAAAGCCCGTTTACGGCGATGCCTCCCGCCTTGAGGCGAAACGGGGGTCGGCCCATGACTTCCGTGACGTTAAGGGGCAGTATACGGCCAGACGTGCCAGCCTAATCGCCGCCGCAGGGATGCACAACATCCTCATGATAGGCCCTCCGGGAAGCGGAAAGACTATGATTGCAAGACGACTCCCCGGCATACTCCCCCCTATGGCAACGGAGGATGCGCTGGAGACCCTAAAGATACACTCCGTGGCAGGAACGGCAGGGGAGATAGAGCGTCCGGTACTTGAGAGGCCGTTCATCGCACCCCATCATACCAGCAGTAACGCCGCCATCATAGGTGGAACAGGTAAAGCCCTCCCCGGGCATGTAAGCCTCGCCCACAACGGTATTCTCTTCCTTGATGAGATGCTGGAATTCAACCGCTCCCTTCTGGAAACCCTCCGTCAGCCCCTTGAAGACAGAATAGTGACCGTGGCAAGGGCGGGGAAGACGGTAACCTATCCCTCATCGTTTATGCTTGTGGGGGCGTGCAACCCATGCCCGTGCGGTTATTTCGGCGACAAGAAACGGGAATGCACCTGCTCCCAGAGTACCATCAACAAATACCGTATGCGCCTTTCCGGTCCGTTGCTGGACAGGATAGATATCCATATGGAGATGCAGGCTGTGGAGCTTAAGGAGCTTGCGGAACTGGAGGACGGTGAGCCATCGGAGAGCATGGCGGATAAGGTGCTGGCCGCCAGAGAGGCTCAGAACAGGCGTTTCGGCGGAAACGGCTTCAACGCCGGAATGAGCGAGCAGGATATCAAAAAACACTGCCGGCTGGACGATAAGTCGATGAAGATGCTGGAGAACGCCTGCGATAAATACGGCTATTCCGCAAGAGCGTACGCAAAAATCCTTAAGGTTGCCAGATCCATAGCGGATCTGGAATCATCCTCTGACATACAGAGCAGGCATATCCTTGAAGCATTGCATTACCGTGTGCTGGACAGGCAGGCGTAG
- a CDS encoding TraR/DksA family transcriptional regulator, which translates to MDVERKERYRKRLVDMRTDLVRKLNEKYNEAIDLGGDGIQDSADEAYNIYNKNLMLGKVETDALKLRLVEQALQRLEAGTYGVCMECEEDIEEKRLEYVPFARYCTECKTELEKKGLVKM; encoded by the coding sequence ATGGATGTAGAAAGGAAGGAGCGCTACAGAAAAAGACTCGTTGATATGCGCACCGATCTTGTAAGAAAGCTCAACGAGAAATACAACGAAGCCATCGATCTCGGCGGTGATGGAATCCAGGATTCCGCCGATGAAGCATACAATATCTATAATAAAAACCTTATGCTCGGCAAGGTTGAAACCGATGCCCTTAAGCTTCGCCTTGTGGAACAAGCTCTGCAGAGGCTTGAAGCCGGAACCTACGGCGTTTGCATGGAGTGTGAAGAGGATATTGAGGAGAAGCGGCTCGAGTACGTTCCCTTTGCCCGCTACTGCACAGAGTGTAAAACCGAGCTTGAGAAGAAGGGTCTTGTTAAGATGTAA
- a CDS encoding ArnT family glycosyltransferase, whose translation MLNIITAGDIYIPPEVRMLRLMRFFYESRWVTFLVFAVFGHGMIRHDLRQDGLLYAAVSKSVLHSPDPLIMHSGDLVYLNKPPLFFWINAVFIKIFGSIPFAAKMGGFLSFLILSWLLFYIARKIFISRHTGIVSVFAVCTSYTVYQNTFTNRMEGMVSMFIVLSLLMLMKFMEDRKNKWLYLWGFTAGLAVLVKGPLGFLTIITGLAYFILFDRAIFKENFKGLTSSLVIFALTFAWWYAYAILNSDFLNVFFNEQVMERVQGEGEFNGGQNTPLYEYFRFIAQRYFIYIPFLLFGFYKAFRNHRGKPELRLWAVTMVIHFALIHLVSTRDDRYLYQFYVFASIFTAYGIYSIKHFDYEKVVIGFAAIYASLLLVYPYPLNWDSYKCLIEANRISKLSGMPIVGQERWREDIGYNAAMTFFLDRYSYKAPEDRPYLFIAGRGYEPKDSERVIGRSRRVRTVLVRPVEIHERVIEKECEPIECPQGDNGTAKGITADNGTAPVNETTSDNGTEADNLTDNLTIDELKRDLEREIEKPGLHSTKDNATSI comes from the coding sequence ATGTTGAATATCATCACCGCTGGTGATATCTATATACCGCCGGAGGTTAGAATGCTTCGTTTAATGCGCTTCTTCTATGAATCAAGATGGGTTACATTCCTCGTATTCGCCGTTTTCGGCCACGGGATGATAAGACACGACCTCAGACAGGACGGCCTACTCTACGCCGCCGTATCCAAGAGTGTCCTGCATTCGCCGGATCCTCTCATAATGCACTCGGGGGATCTCGTATACCTCAACAAGCCCCCTCTATTCTTCTGGATAAACGCAGTATTCATAAAAATCTTCGGCAGTATCCCCTTTGCGGCAAAGATGGGGGGATTCCTTTCATTCCTGATACTCTCATGGCTCCTCTTCTACATCGCAAGAAAGATATTCATATCACGCCACACAGGCATCGTTAGCGTCTTTGCGGTCTGCACCAGCTACACCGTATACCAGAACACATTCACCAACCGGATGGAGGGGATGGTGAGCATGTTCATCGTTCTCTCACTTCTTATGCTGATGAAGTTCATGGAGGACAGGAAGAACAAGTGGCTGTATCTATGGGGATTCACAGCTGGGCTAGCCGTACTCGTGAAGGGGCCGCTGGGGTTTCTGACTATAATTACAGGACTGGCTTACTTCATCCTCTTCGATCGTGCCATCTTCAAGGAGAATTTCAAAGGGCTTACCAGCTCCCTTGTGATATTCGCCCTGACCTTCGCATGGTGGTACGCCTATGCCATTCTCAACTCCGATTTCCTCAATGTATTCTTCAATGAACAGGTTATGGAACGGGTTCAGGGTGAGGGGGAATTCAACGGAGGGCAGAATACCCCCTTATACGAATACTTCCGATTCATCGCCCAGAGGTACTTCATCTACATCCCCTTCCTGCTCTTCGGTTTCTACAAGGCTTTCAGAAACCATAGGGGCAAGCCGGAGCTGAGACTCTGGGCCGTCACCATGGTGATACACTTCGCCCTTATCCACCTTGTATCCACTCGGGATGACCGATACCTCTATCAGTTCTACGTCTTCGCCTCGATCTTCACCGCATACGGCATCTACTCCATCAAACACTTCGATTACGAAAAGGTGGTTATCGGCTTTGCCGCCATATACGCCTCCCTCCTCCTCGTTTACCCCTATCCGCTGAACTGGGATTCCTATAAGTGTCTTATAGAGGCAAACAGGATCTCTAAACTGAGCGGAATGCCGATAGTTGGTCAGGAACGCTGGCGGGAGGACATAGGCTACAATGCAGCGATGACATTCTTCCTAGACAGATACAGCTACAAAGCACCGGAGGACAGGCCCTATCTGTTCATTGCAGGAAGAGGCTACGAACCGAAGGATAGCGAACGAGTTATCGGACGCTCAAGGCGTGTGCGAACGGTGCTCGTGCGCCCTGTGGAGATACATGAAAGGGTTATAGAGAAGGAATGCGAACCCATAGAGTGCCCCCAAGGGGACAACGGAACTGCAAAGGGCATAACAGCGGACAATGGAACAGCACCAGTTAACGAAACAACATCGGATAACGGAACAGAAGCGGATAACCTGACGGACAACCTGACCATAGACGAGCTTAAGCGTGATCTGGAAAGGGAGATAGAAAAACCGGGACTTCATAGCACGAAGGACAACGCAACCTCTATCTAG